The Candidatus Nitrosotalea sinensis genome contains a region encoding:
- a CDS encoding zinc-domain-containing protein produces the protein MDAKCPQCEKIAILDDDATYVKCPNCGFEAEYEKYLDLMREKVGEMSENFQFDRPGF, from the coding sequence ATGGATGCCAAATGCCCACAGTGTGAAAAAATTGCAATTCTTGATGATGATGCAACATACGTCAAGTGTCCTAACTGCGGATTTGAGGCAGAGTATGAGAAATATCTTGATTTGATGAGAGAAAAAGTGGGCGAGATGTCGGAGAACTTTCAGTTTGACAGACCAGGCTTTTAG
- a CDS encoding HIT family protein, with amino-acid sequence MDCIFCKIANGTIPAKKLYETEKSLAFLDAFPLAQGHTLVIPKNHYSKIQEMSKADNLDLFDTVQVMAAKLESISSSCLVAIHNGKESGQEVPHVHVHLIPRKASDGAGPVHSMFTKRPSLGSDEINDICNMITGTK; translated from the coding sequence ATGGACTGCATCTTCTGCAAGATAGCAAATGGAACAATTCCTGCAAAGAAACTCTATGAGACTGAAAAATCACTTGCATTTCTTGACGCCTTTCCGCTTGCTCAAGGCCACACACTTGTCATACCAAAAAATCACTATTCCAAGATACAAGAGATGAGCAAAGCTGACAATCTAGACCTCTTTGATACAGTCCAAGTAATGGCAGCAAAACTTGAATCAATATCTTCTTCTTGCCTTGTTGCAATACACAACGGAAAAGAGAGCGGCCAAGAGGTTCCGCATGTGCACGTGCATCTAATTCCAAGGAAAGCATCTGATGGTGCAGGTCCAGTACACAGCATGTTTACAAAAAGACCTTCTCTTGGCAGTGATGAAATTAATGATATATGTAATATGATAACCGGAACAAAATAA
- a CDS encoding tetratricopeptide repeat protein translates to MDPTHTLDIPLVQEENICLPLVVSAVSKYWGVDLSIKEAAEIAKKYPNIKGSILIEGVELAERHGLSCIISNSSIKELKKMIDIGVPPIVILPGVKDVVQHASLVVGYDDTEKTIFHYIPEPEKIGAIPEKIFDEQWQQDDRLMILVVPQDILSDIGSFDKDMVQSNRLCFDGEKQRLQGDSVQAISTLRKAIDIHKSNSTAMCLLAGILNDQNSQDAVTYYTKTIQLNPKYYLAYRGLGNYYLKTKDYANAEEYYSLALEIDSARFAPLYKNRGLVRYEQKKLEEAKQDFVKYLEQMPDARDRSGIEQAIAEL, encoded by the coding sequence ATGGATCCAACACATACTCTTGACATTCCTCTAGTTCAGGAAGAAAACATCTGTCTTCCGCTTGTTGTAAGTGCAGTCTCAAAATATTGGGGAGTTGACCTATCAATAAAAGAGGCAGCAGAGATTGCAAAAAAATATCCAAACATCAAGGGCAGCATACTAATTGAAGGCGTAGAACTTGCAGAAAGACATGGCCTGTCCTGTATAATCTCAAACTCTAGCATCAAGGAACTCAAAAAAATGATAGACATTGGAGTTCCGCCAATTGTCATACTTCCTGGAGTAAAAGATGTAGTGCAACATGCATCACTTGTAGTTGGATATGATGACACTGAAAAGACAATATTTCACTATATACCAGAGCCTGAAAAGATTGGCGCAATACCTGAAAAAATATTTGATGAGCAGTGGCAACAAGATGATAGATTGATGATACTTGTAGTACCACAAGATATTCTCTCTGACATTGGTTCATTTGACAAAGATATGGTGCAATCTAATCGCCTGTGCTTTGATGGGGAAAAACAAAGGCTGCAGGGTGATAGCGTACAAGCAATTTCTACACTAAGAAAAGCAATTGATATTCACAAATCCAACTCTACTGCCATGTGTCTTTTGGCAGGAATTCTAAATGATCAAAACTCGCAAGATGCAGTGACATACTATACAAAAACAATACAACTAAACCCAAAATATTATCTTGCATACAGGGGTCTTGGAAATTACTATCTAAAGACAAAAGACTATGCAAATGCCGAGGAATACTATTCCTTGGCACTTGAGATAGACTCTGCCAGGTTTGCACCATTATACAAAAACAGGGGACTTGTAAGATACGAGCAGAAAAAACTAGAGGAGGCAAAGCAAGATTTTGTAAAATATCTAGAGCAGATGCCTGATGCGCGTGACAGATCTGGAATAGAGCAGGCAATAGCAGAACTGTGA
- a CDS encoding type 1 glutamine amidotransferase, with protein sequence MLLVVDNGSVYTPSLVNSIQELDVPFESHVYSEIPSVDLERYSSVILSGRRKNDAAMNATNSGLIKHALEKDKPLLGICYGAEILALTLGGTIQKMASSRHGLYNVTVTKENPLCNGNIRAFESHSYMISKLGSDFVPFGHSNECKFEIFQYGTKKIFGTQFHPEMSPDGKLLLKKFSLV encoded by the coding sequence TTGCTCCTAGTTGTAGACAATGGCTCTGTCTACACGCCATCACTTGTCAACTCTATACAAGAACTTGATGTTCCGTTTGAATCTCATGTGTATTCTGAGATACCGTCTGTAGACCTTGAGAGATACTCTTCTGTGATATTATCCGGCAGGAGAAAAAATGATGCTGCCATGAATGCGACAAACTCGGGCCTGATAAAACATGCTCTTGAAAAAGACAAGCCCCTTCTTGGCATATGTTACGGTGCAGAGATACTTGCATTAACACTTGGGGGAACAATACAAAAGATGGCTTCCTCGCGCCATGGACTATACAATGTCACCGTGACAAAAGAAAATCCTCTCTGTAATGGAAATATACGTGCATTTGAGAGCCACTCGTACATGATATCAAAACTTGGAAGCGATTTTGTACCATTTGGACATTCTAATGAGTGTAAATTTGAGATATTTCAATACGGAACAAAAAAGATCTTTGGAACCCAGTTTCATCCGGAGATGAGTCCTGATGGAAAGTTACTGCTAAAGAAATTTTCTCTGGTTTAG